A section of the Triticum dicoccoides isolate Atlit2015 ecotype Zavitan chromosome 7A, WEW_v2.0, whole genome shotgun sequence genome encodes:
- the LOC119330055 gene encoding lipid droplet phospholipase 1-like isoform X1 produces MMAGASGSVEEEGGLRAEESPSGGVDVWSDAVSSHAPEHLLVMIHGILGRLQICFARQQNGPVAEWNPTNDWQYAANEFVKQLPDDVIVHCSEKNMNTLTLDGVDVMGERLADEVLDVISRKPELTKISFLAHSVGGLVARYAIAKLYRHPNSTFDSKAEGTICGLEAVNFITVATPHLGSRGNKQVPLLFGFITIEKVASRVIHWIFRRTGRHLFLTDSAEGEPPLLQRMVEDYGDLYFISALRAFKRRVAYANADCDHIVGWRTSSIRRNTELPKWEESVCEKYPHIVHEEYSEEISDEKCQDLAADCDFDLLEEKMVTGLRRVSWEKVDVSFHMSMRSFAAHSIIQVKYAFMNEGADVIQHIIDHFQL; encoded by the exons ATGATGGCGGGCGCCTCAGGCTCAGTCGAAGAGGAGGGAGGACTGAGGGCGGAGGAGTCCCCGTCCGGCGGCGTCGACGTCTGGAGCGACGCCGTCTCCTCCCACGCCCCGGAACACCTCCTCGTCATGATCCACGGCATCCTCGGCAG GCTACAAATCTGTTTCGCCCGGCAGCAGAATGGACCAGTGGCAGAATGGAATCC TACCAATGACTGGCAATACGCAGCCAACGAATTTGTAAAGCAGCTTCCTGATGATGTAATTGTGCATT GCAGTGAGAAAAACATGAACACATTGACTCTAGACGGTGTCGATGTTATGGGAGAACGCTTAGCAGATGAG GTTCTTGATGTAATTAGTCGAAAGCCAGAGCTCACCAAAATTTCTTTTCTTGCACACTCCGTTGGAGGCTTAGTAGCAAGATATGCAATTGCAAAACTTTATAGACATCCAAATAGCACATTTGACAGCAAAGCTGAAGGAACCATATGCGGGTTGGAAGCGGTGAACTTTATAACCGTAGCAACGCCTCACCTTGGTTCTCGAGGAAACAAGCAG GTTCCACTCCTCTTTGGATTCATTACGATTGAGAAGGTTGCTTCTCGTGTCATCCATTGGATATTTAGGAGAACTGGGAGACATCTTTTTCTTACTGATAGTGCTGAGGGAGAACCACCACTGTTGCAGCGTATGGTTGAAGATTATGGCGATCTTTACTTTAT ATCTGCTTTGCGAGCATTTAAACGACGAGTGGCATATGCTAATGCTGATTGCGATC ACATTGTTGGCTGGAGAACATCATCTATTAGAAGAAACACCGAGCTGCCTAAG TGGGAGGAATCTGTATGTGAGAAGTATCCTCACATTGTACATGAGGAATACTCTGAAGAAATCAGCGATGAGAAGTGTCAAGATTTGGCAGCAGATTGCGATTTTGACTTACTGGAAG AAAAAATGGTGACAGGGCTGAGACGCGTTTCATGGGAAAAGGTAGATGTTAGCTTCCACATGAGCATGCGGAGTTTCGCAGCGCACAGCATTATCCAG GTCAAGTATGCGTTTATGAACGAAGGAGCGGACGTCATACAGCACATTATAGACCACTTCCAGCTCTGA
- the LOC119330055 gene encoding lipid droplet phospholipase 1-like isoform X3 codes for MMAGASGSVEEEGGLRAEESPSGGVDVWSDAVSSHAPEHLLVMIHGILGRLQICFARQQNGPVAEWNPTNDWQYAANEFVKQLPDDVIVHCSEKNMNTLTLDGVDVMGERLADEVLDVISRKPELTKISFLAHSVGGLVARYAIAKLYRHPNSTFDSKAEGTICGLEAVNFITVATPHLGSRGNKQVPLLFGFITIEKVASRVIHWIFRRTGRHLFLTDSAEGEPPLLQRMVEDYGDLYFISALRAFKRRVAYANADCDHIVGWRTSSIRRNTELPKWEESVCEKYPHIVHEEYSEEISDEKCQDLAADCDFDLLEGMCP; via the exons ATGATGGCGGGCGCCTCAGGCTCAGTCGAAGAGGAGGGAGGACTGAGGGCGGAGGAGTCCCCGTCCGGCGGCGTCGACGTCTGGAGCGACGCCGTCTCCTCCCACGCCCCGGAACACCTCCTCGTCATGATCCACGGCATCCTCGGCAG GCTACAAATCTGTTTCGCCCGGCAGCAGAATGGACCAGTGGCAGAATGGAATCC TACCAATGACTGGCAATACGCAGCCAACGAATTTGTAAAGCAGCTTCCTGATGATGTAATTGTGCATT GCAGTGAGAAAAACATGAACACATTGACTCTAGACGGTGTCGATGTTATGGGAGAACGCTTAGCAGATGAG GTTCTTGATGTAATTAGTCGAAAGCCAGAGCTCACCAAAATTTCTTTTCTTGCACACTCCGTTGGAGGCTTAGTAGCAAGATATGCAATTGCAAAACTTTATAGACATCCAAATAGCACATTTGACAGCAAAGCTGAAGGAACCATATGCGGGTTGGAAGCGGTGAACTTTATAACCGTAGCAACGCCTCACCTTGGTTCTCGAGGAAACAAGCAG GTTCCACTCCTCTTTGGATTCATTACGATTGAGAAGGTTGCTTCTCGTGTCATCCATTGGATATTTAGGAGAACTGGGAGACATCTTTTTCTTACTGATAGTGCTGAGGGAGAACCACCACTGTTGCAGCGTATGGTTGAAGATTATGGCGATCTTTACTTTAT ATCTGCTTTGCGAGCATTTAAACGACGAGTGGCATATGCTAATGCTGATTGCGATC ACATTGTTGGCTGGAGAACATCATCTATTAGAAGAAACACCGAGCTGCCTAAG TGGGAGGAATCTGTATGTGAGAAGTATCCTCACATTGTACATGAGGAATACTCTGAAGAAATCAGCGATGAGAAGTGTCAAGATTTGGCAGCAGATTGCGATTTTGACTTACTGGAAG GTATGTGTCCGTAA
- the LOC119330055 gene encoding lipid droplet phospholipase 1-like isoform X2, with amino-acid sequence MMAGASGSVEEEGGLRAEESPSGGVDVWSDAVSSHAPEHLLVMIHGILGSTNDWQYAANEFVKQLPDDVIVHCSEKNMNTLTLDGVDVMGERLADEVLDVISRKPELTKISFLAHSVGGLVARYAIAKLYRHPNSTFDSKAEGTICGLEAVNFITVATPHLGSRGNKQVPLLFGFITIEKVASRVIHWIFRRTGRHLFLTDSAEGEPPLLQRMVEDYGDLYFISALRAFKRRVAYANADCDHIVGWRTSSIRRNTELPKWEESVCEKYPHIVHEEYSEEISDEKCQDLAADCDFDLLEEKMVTGLRRVSWEKVDVSFHMSMRSFAAHSIIQVKYAFMNEGADVIQHIIDHFQL; translated from the exons ATGATGGCGGGCGCCTCAGGCTCAGTCGAAGAGGAGGGAGGACTGAGGGCGGAGGAGTCCCCGTCCGGCGGCGTCGACGTCTGGAGCGACGCCGTCTCCTCCCACGCCCCGGAACACCTCCTCGTCATGATCCACGGCATCCTCGGCAG TACCAATGACTGGCAATACGCAGCCAACGAATTTGTAAAGCAGCTTCCTGATGATGTAATTGTGCATT GCAGTGAGAAAAACATGAACACATTGACTCTAGACGGTGTCGATGTTATGGGAGAACGCTTAGCAGATGAG GTTCTTGATGTAATTAGTCGAAAGCCAGAGCTCACCAAAATTTCTTTTCTTGCACACTCCGTTGGAGGCTTAGTAGCAAGATATGCAATTGCAAAACTTTATAGACATCCAAATAGCACATTTGACAGCAAAGCTGAAGGAACCATATGCGGGTTGGAAGCGGTGAACTTTATAACCGTAGCAACGCCTCACCTTGGTTCTCGAGGAAACAAGCAG GTTCCACTCCTCTTTGGATTCATTACGATTGAGAAGGTTGCTTCTCGTGTCATCCATTGGATATTTAGGAGAACTGGGAGACATCTTTTTCTTACTGATAGTGCTGAGGGAGAACCACCACTGTTGCAGCGTATGGTTGAAGATTATGGCGATCTTTACTTTAT ATCTGCTTTGCGAGCATTTAAACGACGAGTGGCATATGCTAATGCTGATTGCGATC ACATTGTTGGCTGGAGAACATCATCTATTAGAAGAAACACCGAGCTGCCTAAG TGGGAGGAATCTGTATGTGAGAAGTATCCTCACATTGTACATGAGGAATACTCTGAAGAAATCAGCGATGAGAAGTGTCAAGATTTGGCAGCAGATTGCGATTTTGACTTACTGGAAG AAAAAATGGTGACAGGGCTGAGACGCGTTTCATGGGAAAAGGTAGATGTTAGCTTCCACATGAGCATGCGGAGTTTCGCAGCGCACAGCATTATCCAG GTCAAGTATGCGTTTATGAACGAAGGAGCGGACGTCATACAGCACATTATAGACCACTTCCAGCTCTGA